A part of Melittangium boletus DSM 14713 genomic DNA contains:
- a CDS encoding efflux RND transporter permease subunit — MPRFFIDRPIFAWVIALFIIIGGLISIPTLPVAQYPNVAPPQITIATFYPGASPEELYRSVTRIIEEELNGTKSLLYFESTSDATGSVSITATFAPGTDPALAAVDLQNRIKRVEPRLPLAVTQQGLQVEEAGSGFLLMVSLTATGEGSLDELGLGDYLSRNVLNEIRRIEGVGRAQLFSAERAMRIWVDPNKLVGLGLSSQDVTNAIRAQNAQVSAGAIGAQPGPVTQQISATVLVKGQLATPEEFGAIVLRANPDGSSVRLRDVARVELGGQTYAFSSRLNGRPSAAIGVQLSPTGNALETSTAIREKMRELSRFFPPGVEYEIPFDSAPFVGVSIEKVLYTLVEAVILVFLVMFLFLQNFRYTLIPTLIVPIALLGTCAMMRVMGFSINVLTMFAMVLAIGILVDDAIVVIENVERIMREEGLSPREATRKAMKQITGAVIGITLVLSSVFIPMAFFPGSVGVIYKQFSVTMVASILFSALLALSLTPALCASFLKPIAKGEGHASTGLLGGFNRGFERASHAYSGAVGRIIRREGRYMIVYAAVLAGLAWGFVRLPSSFLPEEDQGFIIVGIQGPAEATFHRTLDAVVQMEQTLLADAGVDRVVSILGFSFSGQGQNAALSFTTLKPWSERSADDSASAIAHRANEALGRVRDAFIFALSPPPVEGLGTTGGFSFRLEDRAGLGQAALAAARDQLLAAAAESPVLSGVMFEGLTDAAQVELHIDRERASALGLTFAEINETLSTNLGSAYANDFPNNGRMQRVLVQSEAQRRTQIDDLLELTVRNVHGSMVPFAAFATADWRVGPSQVVGYNGYPSARISGNAAPGHSSGEAILEMERLARQLPRGFGFDWSGQSLQEIQSGSQAPFLMGLSILFVFLCLAALYESWSIPLSVMLVVPLGMLGSVLAVMLRGLDNDVYFKVGLITIIGLSAKNAILIIEFAKDLRAEGKSIWEAATEAAHLRFRPIIMTSLAFTLGVVPLAIARGAGAASQRAIGTGVLGGMLSATFLAIFFVPIFYVFIMNLPRRRDSPAPEAPLSPGTSN, encoded by the coding sequence ATGCCTCGTTTCTTCATCGACAGGCCCATCTTCGCGTGGGTCATCGCGCTGTTCATCATCATCGGGGGATTGATCTCCATCCCGACCCTGCCGGTGGCGCAGTACCCCAACGTGGCGCCGCCGCAGATCACCATCGCGACCTTCTATCCGGGCGCCTCCCCCGAGGAACTCTACCGGAGCGTCACGCGCATCATCGAAGAGGAGCTCAACGGCACCAAGTCGCTGCTGTACTTCGAGTCGACCAGTGACGCGACCGGCTCGGTGTCCATCACCGCGACGTTCGCGCCCGGGACGGATCCCGCGCTCGCCGCCGTGGACCTCCAGAACCGGATCAAGCGGGTTGAGCCGAGACTGCCGCTGGCCGTGACGCAGCAGGGCCTGCAGGTCGAGGAGGCGGGCAGTGGCTTCCTCTTGATGGTGTCATTGACCGCCACCGGGGAGGGCAGCCTCGATGAGCTGGGCCTGGGTGACTACCTCTCGCGCAACGTCCTCAATGAGATCCGCCGCATCGAGGGCGTGGGCCGCGCCCAGCTCTTCTCCGCCGAGCGCGCCATGCGCATCTGGGTGGACCCGAACAAGCTGGTGGGGCTGGGTCTGTCGTCCCAGGACGTGACGAACGCGATTCGCGCGCAGAACGCCCAGGTCTCCGCGGGCGCGATTGGCGCGCAGCCCGGTCCGGTCACGCAGCAGATCTCCGCGACGGTGCTCGTCAAGGGACAGCTGGCCACGCCGGAGGAGTTTGGCGCCATCGTGCTCCGCGCGAATCCGGATGGTTCGTCCGTGCGGTTGCGGGACGTGGCCCGTGTGGAACTGGGCGGCCAGACGTACGCCTTCTCGTCACGGCTCAATGGCCGTCCGAGCGCGGCCATCGGTGTCCAGCTCTCCCCCACGGGCAATGCGCTCGAGACCTCCACGGCGATCCGCGAGAAGATGCGGGAGTTGTCCCGCTTCTTTCCGCCGGGCGTCGAGTACGAGATTCCCTTCGACTCGGCCCCGTTCGTGGGCGTGTCGATCGAGAAGGTGCTCTACACGCTCGTCGAGGCGGTGATCCTCGTCTTCCTCGTGATGTTCCTGTTCCTGCAGAACTTCCGCTACACGCTCATTCCCACCCTCATCGTGCCCATCGCCTTGCTGGGCACCTGCGCGATGATGCGGGTGATGGGCTTCTCCATCAACGTGCTGACCATGTTCGCCATGGTGCTCGCGATTGGCATCCTCGTGGATGACGCGATCGTGGTGATCGAGAACGTGGAGCGAATCATGCGCGAGGAGGGCCTGTCCCCGCGCGAGGCCACGCGCAAGGCCATGAAGCAGATCACGGGCGCCGTCATCGGCATCACGCTCGTGCTCAGCTCGGTCTTCATCCCCATGGCCTTCTTCCCCGGCTCCGTGGGCGTCATCTACAAGCAATTCTCCGTGACGATGGTCGCGTCGATCCTCTTCTCGGCGCTCCTGGCCCTGTCCCTGACGCCCGCGCTCTGCGCGAGTTTTCTCAAGCCCATCGCCAAGGGGGAGGGACATGCCAGCACGGGACTCCTGGGTGGGTTCAACCGGGGTTTCGAGCGGGCCTCCCATGCCTACAGCGGTGCCGTCGGGCGCATCATCCGCCGCGAGGGCCGTTACATGATCGTCTACGCCGCCGTGCTCGCGGGTCTGGCCTGGGGATTCGTCCGGTTGCCCTCGTCCTTCCTTCCGGAGGAGGACCAGGGCTTCATCATCGTGGGCATCCAGGGGCCGGCGGAGGCCACGTTCCACCGGACGCTCGACGCCGTGGTCCAGATGGAACAGACGCTCCTGGCGGACGCCGGGGTGGATCGCGTCGTGTCCATTCTCGGCTTCAGCTTTTCCGGACAGGGACAGAACGCCGCGTTGAGCTTCACCACGCTCAAGCCCTGGTCCGAGCGCTCCGCCGACGACAGCGCGTCGGCGATCGCCCACCGGGCCAATGAAGCCCTGGGACGTGTCCGGGATGCCTTCATCTTCGCGCTCTCGCCCCCGCCCGTGGAGGGATTGGGCACGACGGGAGGCTTCTCCTTCCGTCTCGAGGATCGTGCCGGTCTGGGTCAGGCGGCGCTCGCCGCCGCGAGGGATCAACTGCTGGCCGCCGCCGCGGAGAGCCCCGTGCTCTCCGGCGTCATGTTCGAGGGCCTGACGGACGCGGCTCAGGTCGAGCTGCACATCGACCGCGAGCGGGCGAGCGCGCTGGGGCTGACCTTCGCGGAGATCAACGAGACCCTCAGCACCAACCTGGGCTCCGCCTATGCCAACGATTTTCCGAACAACGGCCGGATGCAGCGGGTGCTGGTGCAGTCGGAGGCGCAACGGCGCACGCAGATCGACGACCTGCTCGAACTCACCGTGCGCAACGTCCATGGCTCCATGGTTCCGTTCGCCGCCTTCGCGACCGCGGATTGGCGGGTCGGTCCCTCCCAGGTCGTCGGCTACAACGGTTATCCCTCGGCCCGCATCAGCGGCAACGCGGCCCCGGGTCATTCGAGTGGTGAGGCGATCCTGGAAATGGAGCGCCTGGCGCGCCAACTGCCTCGGGGTTTTGGCTTCGACTGGAGCGGTCAATCCCTGCAGGAAATCCAGTCCGGCTCCCAGGCGCCCTTCCTGATGGGCCTGTCCATCCTGTTCGTGTTCCTGTGCCTGGCCGCGCTCTACGAGAGCTGGTCCATCCCCCTGTCCGTGATGCTCGTGGTTCCCCTGGGCATGCTGGGCTCGGTGCTGGCGGTGATGCTCCGGGGCCTGGACAACGACGTCTATTTCAAGGTCGGACTCATCACCATCATCGGCTTGTCGGCGAAGAACGCCATTCTGATCATCGAGTTCGCCAAGGACCTGCGCGCCGAAGGCAAATCCATCTGGGAGGCCGCCACCGAGGCCGCGCATCTGCGCTTCCGTCCCATCATCATGACCTCGCTGGCCTTCACGCTCGGCGTCGTGCCGCTCGCCATCGCGCGGGGAGCGGGGGCCGCGAGCCAGCGGGCGATTGGCACCGGCGTGCTGGGCGGAATGCTGTCCGCCACGTTCCTCGCGATCTTCTTCGTCCCCATCTTCTATGTCTTCATCATGAACCTGCCGCGTCGCCGGGATTCCCCGGCCCCCGAGGCACCCCTTTCCCCTGGGACCTCGAACTGA
- a CDS encoding thaumatin family protein, with the protein MKTYGVALISMLSLVGCAGPELEEEADVLGQETQSLGCAVKGDGKTTLRFINKCGFAVTFAGNNISGGNLASGAEACRTIGSNTQHMISKRYWGFRQGEDPGFEHHSLAEFGFNENVFGYSSWDWFNLSHVDAHNLPLKIIPYELGSGTTCAAQTRSCPKDLLPGCPETGKLRNAAGKVIACVSRDRDNPNSTVAKYFDAGCSQSYSWSGDDAGPMAACNAEDFDIVFCPVN; encoded by the coding sequence ATGAAGACGTACGGGGTTGCGCTGATCTCGATGTTGTCCCTGGTGGGTTGCGCGGGTCCGGAGCTGGAGGAGGAGGCCGACGTGCTGGGCCAGGAGACCCAGTCGCTCGGGTGCGCCGTCAAGGGTGATGGGAAGACCACGCTGCGCTTCATCAATAAGTGCGGCTTCGCCGTCACCTTCGCCGGCAACAACATCTCCGGAGGAAACCTGGCCTCGGGCGCGGAGGCCTGCCGGACCATCGGTTCCAACACGCAGCACATGATCTCCAAGCGGTACTGGGGATTTCGTCAGGGCGAGGATCCGGGATTCGAGCACCACTCGCTGGCCGAGTTTGGTTTCAACGAGAACGTCTTCGGCTATTCCAGCTGGGACTGGTTCAACCTCAGCCACGTGGATGCCCACAACCTCCCGTTGAAGATCATCCCCTACGAGCTGGGGAGCGGGACGACCTGCGCGGCGCAGACCCGGAGCTGTCCGAAGGATCTGCTGCCGGGCTGTCCCGAGACGGGCAAGCTCCGCAACGCCGCGGGCAAGGTCATCGCCTGCGTCAGCCGTGACCGGGACAACCCGAACAGCACCGTGGCGAAGTATTTCGACGCCGGTTGCTCCCAGTCCTACTCGTGGTCGGGTGACGACGCGGGTCCGATGGCGGCGTGCAACGCCGAGGACTTCGACATCGTCTTCTGCCCGGTGAACTGA
- a CDS encoding DUF7594 domain-containing protein: MSAVVCALAAPQALAAAPSPSIPGTWQLQFQDEFNGSSLDGTKWRLGGHWAGIAGSGGLSPRNVTVSGGYLKLRAEQRNMSYSGVNYAYSASEVSTFFNYRQQYGYFEARVKYPPVKGLWPAFWLMPDRGSYGWQGAYARTYLKFDLTGANLSQVNTATLKLTASAIESGETNNLVFMKLLDDSWSESSLTWNNKPTPDPVWLEQRWNNKWNPGQEVSVDVTEFVGQQLAGDKKVSLVIADTYLRTKFIKFHSREAAVQANRPRLVINGVTYFASEDATVQWGEYANTNYGKSLELMVQDDWGDTASTFNGGMEVDIMESLGIWGPEVTSHATHWDGYAAQHQSMHWGHVTFPPRADGFHVYGAYWQPGLLEFYVDGVKTGSWSHSRILGVPAYLLLSLQLGGWDGNTPGPQVHNQEMWVDWVRTWSGTRAPAASP; the protein is encoded by the coding sequence GTGAGTGCCGTGGTTTGCGCGCTCGCCGCTCCCCAGGCCCTGGCGGCGGCACCTTCGCCGAGTATTCCTGGCACCTGGCAGCTCCAGTTCCAGGACGAGTTCAATGGCTCTTCCCTGGATGGGACGAAGTGGCGGTTGGGAGGCCATTGGGCGGGTATCGCTGGCAGTGGCGGACTGTCTCCGAGGAACGTGACGGTCTCGGGTGGGTACCTGAAGCTCAGGGCCGAGCAGCGGAACATGTCCTACAGCGGCGTGAACTACGCCTACTCCGCCAGCGAGGTCAGCACCTTCTTCAACTACCGGCAGCAATACGGCTACTTCGAGGCCCGGGTGAAGTACCCCCCCGTCAAGGGCTTGTGGCCGGCGTTCTGGTTGATGCCGGACCGGGGCTCCTACGGGTGGCAGGGGGCCTACGCCCGGACGTACCTCAAGTTCGATCTCACGGGCGCTAACCTCTCCCAGGTCAACACCGCCACCTTGAAGCTCACCGCCTCCGCCATCGAGAGCGGGGAGACGAACAACCTCGTCTTCATGAAGCTGCTCGACGACTCCTGGAGCGAGTCCTCCCTGACGTGGAACAACAAGCCGACTCCGGACCCGGTGTGGTTGGAGCAGCGGTGGAACAACAAGTGGAACCCTGGCCAGGAGGTGAGCGTCGATGTGACGGAGTTCGTCGGGCAGCAGCTGGCGGGCGACAAGAAGGTCAGCCTCGTCATCGCCGATACCTACCTGCGGACGAAGTTCATCAAGTTCCACAGCCGGGAGGCAGCCGTGCAGGCGAATCGCCCCCGTCTCGTCATCAATGGCGTCACCTACTTCGCCAGTGAGGACGCCACCGTTCAGTGGGGCGAGTACGCCAACACCAATTACGGCAAGTCCCTGGAGTTGATGGTCCAGGATGATTGGGGAGACACCGCCTCCACCTTCAATGGGGGAATGGAGGTGGACATCATGGAGTCGCTGGGCATCTGGGGCCCCGAGGTGACGTCGCACGCCACGCACTGGGATGGGTATGCCGCTCAGCACCAGTCCATGCACTGGGGCCACGTGACTTTCCCTCCGCGGGCGGATGGCTTCCACGTCTACGGCGCCTACTGGCAGCCGGGCCTGCTGGAGTTCTACGTGGATGGCGTCAAGACGGGCTCCTGGTCCCACTCGCGCATCCTCGGCGTTCCCGCCTATCTGCTGCTGTCACTCCAGCTGGGCGGATGGGATGGGAACACGCCGGGCCCGCAGGTCCACAACCAGGAGATGTGGGTCGATTGGGTCCGGACGTGGAGCGGAACGCGCGCCCCGGCTGCCTCGCCGTGA
- a CDS encoding glycosyl hydrolase family 18 protein, whose amino-acid sequence MRNPFELKSLAVGTLLATLVACSGQTDPMEPSEESVASVEGRALSTRVVGYFPTWQGDVNTIQYDKLTHINYSFLLPTAQGGLYGVSSGDARLQSLVQKAHARGVKVLIAVGGWMDGNDSPFEQMAANASTRTTFINNVLAFVDQAGLDGVDIDWEWPDPGASSQNFGALMNQLGTALHGRGKLLTAAVLASGGDGIPVSSFADVDFLNIMAYDMGYPHSSYEVAVQSMDYWLGRGLPKSKAVLGVPFYGKNSSNGAYTYAQLVGMDSQAPNKDVVNGIYYNGIPTIKSKTQLALQRGGGVMIWEISQDTSGATSLLNAIYEVAGGGNTTNPAPSVNLTSPANGTTFTPGSTITLSANASDSNGSITKVEFFAGSTKVGEDTSAPYSIAWTNVAAGTYSLTARATDNGGASTTSAAVSITVTSGTGGTCAGVAAWTASRAYVKGDTATSGGKLWRAKWWTQNETPNGSEWGPWELLGNC is encoded by the coding sequence TTGCGCAACCCATTTGAACTCAAAAGTCTGGCGGTCGGAACGCTTCTCGCCACCCTGGTGGCCTGCTCGGGTCAGACCGATCCCATGGAGCCCTCGGAGGAGTCCGTGGCCTCCGTGGAGGGCCGCGCGCTCTCCACCCGGGTCGTCGGGTACTTCCCCACGTGGCAGGGCGACGTCAACACCATCCAGTACGACAAGCTCACCCACATCAACTACTCCTTCCTGCTCCCCACGGCCCAGGGTGGCCTGTACGGCGTGAGCAGTGGAGATGCCCGCTTGCAGTCGCTGGTGCAGAAGGCGCACGCGCGAGGCGTCAAGGTGCTCATCGCGGTGGGCGGCTGGATGGATGGCAATGACTCGCCGTTCGAGCAGATGGCCGCCAATGCGAGCACTCGCACCACCTTCATCAACAACGTGCTGGCCTTCGTGGATCAGGCCGGGCTGGATGGCGTGGACATTGACTGGGAGTGGCCGGATCCCGGCGCCTCGTCCCAGAACTTCGGCGCGCTGATGAATCAGCTCGGCACCGCACTGCACGGCCGGGGCAAGCTGCTCACCGCCGCGGTGCTCGCCTCCGGGGGCGACGGCATCCCCGTCTCGTCCTTCGCCGACGTGGATTTCCTCAACATCATGGCCTACGACATGGGCTATCCCCACTCGTCGTATGAGGTCGCCGTCCAGTCGATGGATTACTGGCTCGGCCGCGGTCTGCCCAAGTCCAAGGCGGTGCTGGGCGTGCCCTTCTACGGCAAGAACTCGTCCAACGGCGCCTACACCTACGCGCAGCTCGTCGGAATGGATTCCCAGGCCCCCAACAAGGACGTGGTCAACGGCATCTATTACAACGGAATCCCCACCATCAAGAGCAAGACCCAGCTCGCGCTCCAGCGCGGCGGCGGCGTGATGATCTGGGAGATCTCCCAGGACACCTCGGGCGCGACCTCGCTGCTCAACGCCATCTACGAGGTGGCTGGCGGCGGCAACACCACCAATCCGGCGCCGTCCGTGAACCTCACCTCCCCCGCCAATGGCACGACCTTCACGCCCGGCAGCACCATCACCCTGAGCGCCAACGCCTCGGACTCCAACGGCAGCATCACCAAGGTGGAGTTCTTCGCGGGTTCCACCAAGGTGGGCGAGGACACCTCCGCTCCCTACAGCATCGCCTGGACCAACGTGGCGGCCGGGACCTACTCGCTGACGGCGCGGGCCACGGACAACGGCGGCGCGAGCACCACCTCCGCGGCGGTCTCCATCACCGTGACGAGCGGCACGGGTGGCACCTGCGCGGGCGTGGCGGCCTGGACGGCCTCGCGCGCCTATGTGAAGGGAGACACGGCCACCTCGGGCGGCAAGCTGTGGCGCGCCAAGTGGTGGACCCAGAACGAGACCCCCAACGGCAGCGAGTGGGGTCCCTGGGAACTGCTCGGCAACTGCTGA
- a CDS encoding alpha/beta fold hydrolase codes for MPTCETNRVTLFYEDTGSGSPIVFTHGHSMNHGQWAPQVDALSKRYRTVVWDVRGHGRSSLPEGPVDPEDFSRDLVGLLDALGIESATLCGLSMGGHISLQMAVRRPERVKGLILIGTPFTNSFNGFEKLTVPLNRLSVRLLPLKWTGRLTAELLSRINPANKRYVEEAFQSMPRDHFLRHWEGNLRMESRADLGKVDCPTLILHGDQDDLVRRQQAYLAVHIRGAEFHTIPNANHLTNLDNPSEVNAHIERFMERLSHRSNVSGS; via the coding sequence GTGCCCACCTGCGAAACCAACCGCGTGACGTTGTTCTACGAGGACACGGGCTCGGGCTCGCCCATCGTCTTCACCCATGGGCACTCCATGAACCATGGGCAGTGGGCACCCCAGGTCGACGCCCTATCCAAACGGTATCGGACGGTCGTCTGGGACGTGCGAGGGCATGGCCGCTCGTCGTTGCCTGAGGGACCGGTGGACCCGGAGGATTTCAGCAGGGACTTGGTGGGGCTGTTGGACGCGCTGGGAATCGAGTCCGCCACCTTGTGTGGCCTGTCCATGGGCGGGCACATCTCGCTCCAGATGGCCGTTCGCAGGCCCGAGCGGGTCAAGGGGTTGATCCTGATCGGCACGCCCTTCACCAACTCCTTCAACGGGTTCGAGAAGCTGACGGTCCCCCTCAACCGGTTGAGCGTCCGGCTCCTGCCCTTGAAATGGACGGGCCGGCTGACCGCGGAGCTGTTGTCGCGGATCAACCCCGCCAACAAGCGGTATGTCGAGGAGGCATTCCAGTCGATGCCCCGCGATCACTTCCTCCGCCACTGGGAGGGCAATCTGCGGATGGAGAGCCGGGCGGACCTGGGCAAGGTCGATTGTCCCACGTTGATCCTCCATGGGGACCAGGACGACTTGGTCAGGAGGCAGCAGGCGTACCTGGCGGTGCATATCCGGGGCGCGGAGTTCCACACGATCCCGAATGCCAATCACCTCACCAACCTGGACAATCCCAGCGAGGTCAACGCGCACATCGAGCGGTTCATGGAGCGACTGAGCCACCGATCGAATGTTTCAGGAAGTTGA
- a CDS encoding SMI1/KNR4 family protein, whose amino-acid sequence MATSMSRLLEEVSREHFPYPPAALEEIEEFERRAGWWLDADLRAFYLHCNGAELIERLPDTPYRILPLSQVVRARVAIFGKKNDDDAHGPAAMWAICDVQDGNYVLVDVSRQENDRYLLTDGYHEAWPNPRYCGPVASSFSEFLEQVLRTRRGLYWLGE is encoded by the coding sequence ATGGCCACGTCCATGAGCCGATTGCTCGAAGAGGTCTCTCGCGAGCACTTCCCGTATCCTCCCGCCGCGCTTGAGGAGATCGAGGAGTTCGAGCGGCGGGCGGGCTGGTGGTTGGATGCGGATCTGCGGGCCTTCTATCTGCACTGCAACGGGGCGGAGTTGATTGAGCGATTGCCGGACACCCCCTACCGCATCCTCCCGCTGTCGCAGGTCGTCCGGGCGCGGGTGGCCATCTTCGGGAAGAAGAACGACGATGACGCACATGGGCCCGCTGCAATGTGGGCCATCTGCGACGTCCAGGACGGGAACTATGTGCTGGTGGATGTTTCCCGCCAGGAAAACGACCGCTACCTTCTGACGGACGGCTACCACGAGGCATGGCCCAATCCGAGATACTGCGGGCCAGTCGCCAGCTCCTTCTCGGAGTTCTTGGAGCAGGTGCTGCGCACCCGGCGCGGCCTCTACTGGCTGGGGGAGTGA